From Acidianus brierleyi:
TTCACTTCCTCCCCTCTCTTATGTTTATTATATCACCAAGCGTTAATTCATAATTATTTATATTATTAGAGTTATTATCATTGCTCTCATCAATTTTTACTAATATTTTTATTGATAAGATCCTTTCTAAATCTTTGGCTAGTTGTATTGTTGGTTTTAGTTTTCCAGTTTCAATTCTTTTTACAATATTCTCTTGAACTTTTAATTTTTGCGCCAATTCTTTAGTGCTCATCCCGTGACTCTCTCTAGCTTCTTTAATTATTTTCGGATAGTCATCTACTATCTCCCATATAGTTTCTGTTTGAGTTTTTTTCGTTTGTCTTGATTGTACAGTATTTTGCTTTTTATTTTCAACAATTTTTGCATGACTTTTTATTTTTGAATAACATGCAGGACAAATAGTAATCGTACTACCTTCATAGTTCACAGTAATTCCCTTCCCATGTATTACAGATCCACATAACTCACAGTAATTCTCGGCTTCTTTCTGCATACTATCACTTATATAATAAATGGCAACAAACATTTTTAGTCTATCTCATAAATAAGTATAATGGATAAGTTTGTCTGGAGAATTAGATTTATCTAGGGATAATACTAACTCAGATGAGCAAATAATTAAAATTTTGGAAGAAAAAATTAAAGCATTACAGATTGAAGCTGAAAGTTTAAGAAAAGAGCTAAACTACTATAAATCGGAATTAGAAAAATTACTTAGCCCACCATTAATCGAAGCAGTAGTTCTGGACGTGCTTAATAATAATAGAGTAATAGTACGAAGCACTTCTGGACCTAATTTAGTAGTAAACCTGAGTAATGGAATAGATATATCAAATATAAAGCCGGGATCGTCAGTAGCACTGAATCAGAGAGGTTCTACTATAGTAGA
This genomic window contains:
- a CDS encoding multiprotein bridging factor aMBF1, with the translated sequence MQKEAENYCELCGSVIHGKGITVNYEGSTITICPACYSKIKSHAKIVENKKQNTVQSRQTKKTQTETIWEIVDDYPKIIKEARESHGMSTKELAQKLKVQENIVKRIETGKLKPTIQLAKDLERILSIKILVKIDESNDNNSNNINNYELTLGDIINIREGRK